In one Lycium barbarum isolate Lr01 chromosome 7, ASM1917538v2, whole genome shotgun sequence genomic region, the following are encoded:
- the LOC132604338 gene encoding histone-lysine N-methyltransferase family member SUVH9-like, protein MEMGSVIPFEDLNLPTPTKIIYPKIEPKPEPVDEFPNPNSNFNFSNANATSSQALLSTNMLENGVVHSEYNRISKLFTTAFAQSNGNVVQPFHDPDCRAIVPVSNDSQVSDIVAARRKYEKRSSELVRVTDLKPEDDQFYRDQFRKTRMLYDSLRVLAFLEDENNQQHLGGPSRQTRARGDLKAAQMMREHGLWLHRDKRTVGAIPGVIVGDLFIYRMELCVVGLHGTPQAGIDYLPANQSSNGEPIATSVIASGGYEDDEDAGDVIIYTGQGGQDKNSRQVMHQKLEGGNLALERSMHYGIEVRVIRGFKYAGSSSGKVYVYDGLYRITESWFDVGKSGFGVYKYKLVRIENQPDMGSAVLRFAESLRTRPLEVRPMGYISLDISRRKENLPVFLFNDIDNDRDPACFDYLLKTVFPPHVYQHANGSGCECTDGCGNNCFCAMKNGGHLAYDMNGILLRGKPVIFECGPHCSCPSTCRNRVSQKGVRNRFEVFRSRETGWGVRSLDLVVAGSFICEYTGVVLTQEQAQIFTMNGDSLIYPSNFAERWVEWGDLSQIDSNYVRPAYPSIPPLDFAMDVSRMRNLACYMSHSSSPNVLVQPVLYDHNNVSFPHLMLFAMENIPPLRELSIDYGMPDDSTAKLAICN, encoded by the exons atggaAATGGGTTCAGTTATTCCATTTGAAGACCTAAATTTACCTACACCGACAAAGATTATTTACCCCAAAATTGAACCGAAACCCGAACCGGTTGATGAATTTCCAAACCCTAATTCGAATTTCAATTTCAGTAATGCGAATGCTACTAGTTCTCAAGCCTTACTAAGTACAAATATGTTGGAAAATGGCGTTGTACATTCGGAATATAATAGAATATCTAAGTTATTTACAACTGCTTTTGCTCAATCAAATGGAAATGTTGTTCAACCTTTTCATGACCCGGATTGTCGTGCAATTGTACCCGTTAGTAATGATTCTCAG GTTTCTGATATCGTCGCTGCAAGAAGGAAGTATGAGAAGCGGTCATCGGAGTTGGTCCGAGTGACAGATCTTAAACCGGAGGATGATCAATTTTATCGGGACCAGTTTCGAAAAACACGGATGCTTTATGATTCTCTACGAGTTCTTGCATTTTTAGAAGATgaaaacaaccaacaacatttGGGTGGTCCAAGCAGACAGACGAGAGCAAGAGGGGACTTAAAGGCAGCACAAATGATGAGGGAACATGGACTATGGCTGCATCGTGATAAGCGCACTGTTGGTGCAATCCccggagtgattgttggtgactTGTTCATATATCGAATGGAGCTTTGTGTGGTAGGATTACATGGGACCCCTCAAGCTGGGATCGATTATCTTCCTGCTAATCAGAGCTCAAATGGGGAGCCAATTGCCACAAGTGTAATTGCTTCGGGAGGTTACGAGGATGATGAAGATGCAGGGGATGTGATTATATATACAGGGCAAGGTGGACAGGATAAGAACTCACGGCAAGTCATGCATCAAAAATTGGAAGGTGGGAATTTGGCATTGGAGAGGAGCATGCACTATGGAATTGAGGTGAGGGTAATCCGTGGCTTTAAATATGCAGGTAGTTCTAGTGGTAAAGTGTACGTGTATGACGGACTCTATAGAATTACGGAATCTTGGTTTGATGTGGGTAAGTCTGGGTTTGGAGTGTACAAGTATAAGCTTGTTAGGATTGAGAATCAGCCAGATATGGGAAGTGCTGTTCTTAGATTTGCAGAGAGTCTTAGGACCAGACCGCTAGAGGTAAGGCCTATGGGATATATTAGTCTTGATATATCAAGGAGAAAGGAAAATTTGCCTGTATTTTTGTTCAATGATATTGATAATGATCGTGATCCTGCTTGTTTTGACTATCTGTTGAAGACTGTATTTCCTCCACACGTCTATCAGCATGCGAATGGTTCAGGTTGTGAGTGCACTGATGGGTGTGGGAATAATTGCTTTTGCGCAATGAAAAATGGTGGACACTTAGCATATGATATGAATGGGATCTTGTTGAGAGGAAAGCCAGTTATATTTGAATGTGGACCCCATTGTTCATGTCCTTCAACTTGTCGGAATCGAGTTAGCCAGAAAGGCGTGAGGAACAGGTTTGAAGTGTTTCGGTCTAGGGAGACTGGCTGGGGGGTTAGGTCGTTGGACCTCGTAGTAGCAGGGTCTTTTATTTGTGAATATACTGGTGTTGTGCTCACGCAAGAGCAAGCTCAAATATTTACAATGAATGGTGATAGTTTAATCTATCCAAGTAATTTTGCTGAGAGATGGGTGGAATGGGGAGATTTGTCTCAAATAGATTCTAATTACGTCCGACCGGCATACCCTTCCATTCCTCCTTTGGATTTTGCGATGGATGTATCTAGAATGAGGAATTTAGCTTGTTACATGAGTCACAGTTCAAGCCCCAATGTTCTAGTACAACCTGTGCTGTATGATCATAATAATGTATCTTTCCCTCACCTCATGCTCTTTGCAATGGAGAATATCCCTCCCCTAAGGGAGCTCAGCATTGATTATGGAATGCCTGATGATTCAACAGCGAAGCTTGCCATCTGCAATTGA